Proteins from one Bacteroides zhangwenhongii genomic window:
- a CDS encoding universal stress protein, with product MEDKLVTLAILTYTKAQILKNVLENEGIETYIHNVNQIQPVVSSGVRLRIKESDLPRALKITESSTWLSESIVGEKEPKTENKSNKILIPVDFSNYSMKACEFAFNLAKTENAEVILLHVYFTPIYASSLPYGDVFNYQVGDEETVKTIIHRVHSDLNTLSAKIKEKIVSGEFPGIKYSCILREGIPEEEILRYAKEERPIVIIMGTRGKNQKDIDLIGSVTAEVIDRSRVPVLAIPENTPFKQFSEVKRIAFITNFDQRDLIAFEAFFNTWKSFHFSVSLIHLTESKDTWNEIKLAGIKEYFHKQYPGLEIHYDVVMNDNLLKGLDQYIKDNQIDIITLTSYKRNIFARLFNPSIARKMIFHSDTPLLVING from the coding sequence ATGGAAGATAAATTAGTAACTCTAGCCATTCTGACGTATACTAAAGCTCAGATATTAAAGAATGTCCTCGAAAATGAAGGTATTGAAACATACATTCATAATGTTAATCAAATACAACCAGTCGTTTCTTCGGGGGTTCGTTTACGAATCAAAGAAAGTGATTTACCACGTGCACTAAAAATAACCGAAAGTTCTACCTGGTTATCTGAAAGTATAGTGGGAGAGAAGGAACCTAAAACAGAGAATAAATCAAATAAGATTTTAATTCCTGTCGATTTCTCTAATTATTCGATGAAAGCATGTGAATTTGCTTTTAACTTAGCAAAAACTGAAAATGCTGAAGTTATCTTATTACACGTTTATTTTACACCAATATATGCGTCTTCATTGCCGTATGGTGATGTCTTCAATTACCAAGTTGGAGATGAAGAGACTGTAAAAACTATTATTCATAGAGTTCATTCTGATCTCAACACCTTATCAGCTAAAATAAAAGAAAAAATAGTTTCAGGGGAATTTCCGGGTATCAAATATAGTTGCATTTTACGAGAAGGCATTCCTGAAGAAGAGATTCTCAGATATGCAAAGGAAGAACGTCCTATTGTTATCATCATGGGAACTCGTGGAAAAAACCAAAAAGATATTGATTTGATCGGTAGTGTAACCGCTGAGGTCATTGATAGAAGCCGTGTTCCAGTATTAGCTATTCCAGAAAATACTCCATTTAAACAATTTAGTGAAGTCAAACGGATTGCTTTTATAACTAATTTTGATCAAAGAGATTTAATAGCTTTTGAGGCATTCTTTAACACTTGGAAATCGTTCCATTTTTCTGTATCTTTGATACATCTTACGGAATCTAAAGATACGTGGAATGAAATAAAACTTGCAGGAATAAAAGAATATTTCCATAAACAATACCCAGGTCTGGAAATCCATTATGATGTTGTGATGAATGATAATTTATTGAAAGGGCTTGACCAATACATCAAGGATAACCAAATAGATATAATTACATTGACTTCATATAAAAGAAATATATTTGCTCGATTATTTAATCCTAGTATTGCCAGAAAGATGATATTTCATTCCGATACGCCATTGCTTGTTATTAACGGATAA
- a CDS encoding tetratricopeptide repeat protein codes for MRKILFFILMSMSITCFGQDSLNVDSKQVNEGDSIHTASTTMFSNNTLDNVTKTEGDSAYIKEDYTAAIQIYEALLKNGEAAEVYYNLGNSYYKIGEIAKAVLNYERALLLQPGNSDIRANLEVARAKTIDKVEAIPEIFFVSWIKSLINSMSVDAWATLGIISFILLIVALYFFIFSKQILWKKTGFISGIIFLIITICANLFASEQKEHLVIRNEAIVMNPSVTVRSTPSESGTSLFILHEGRKVSIKDDSMKEWKEIRLEDGKVGWVPASAIEAI; via the coding sequence ATGAGAAAAATATTATTTTTTATATTAATGTCAATGTCAATCACTTGTTTTGGACAGGATTCACTGAATGTTGATTCCAAGCAAGTGAATGAAGGAGATTCCATCCATACAGCAAGTACCACTATGTTCTCCAATAACACATTGGACAATGTTACGAAAACGGAAGGGGATTCTGCATATATAAAAGAAGATTATACCGCAGCCATTCAAATCTACGAAGCACTGCTCAAAAATGGAGAAGCGGCTGAAGTGTACTATAATTTAGGAAATAGCTACTATAAGATAGGAGAAATAGCCAAAGCTGTTCTTAATTACGAACGTGCCTTACTACTACAACCCGGCAATAGTGATATTCGTGCTAACCTTGAAGTAGCGCGTGCAAAAACAATAGACAAGGTGGAAGCTATTCCTGAGATCTTTTTTGTTTCATGGATCAAGTCGTTGATAAATAGTATGAGTGTAGATGCTTGGGCTACATTAGGAATTATCTCTTTCATTTTATTAATTGTAGCTCTCTATTTTTTCATCTTTTCAAAGCAGATATTATGGAAAAAAACTGGATTCATCTCAGGAATCATCTTTTTAATCATTACTATATGTGCCAATCTGTTTGCTTCTGAACAAAAAGAGCATTTAGTAATCAGAAACGAAGCAATAGTGATGAATCCAAGTGTTACTGTTCGTAGTACTCCAAGCGAAAGTGGTACTAGCTTATTTATTCTTCATGAAGGGAGAAAAGTAAGTATTAAAGATGATTCAATGAAAGAATGGAAAGAAATTCGATTAGAAGATGGAAAAGTTGGATGGGTACCAGCTTCTGCCATTGAAGCGATATAA
- a CDS encoding ATP-dependent Clp protease ATP-binding subunit has protein sequence MNNQFSQRVSDIIVYSKEEANRLRSRYIGPEHLLLGMLRDGEGKAIEILSKLNPNLTTIKQQIEAQLKVEADDMLLPDAEVSLSNDAAKILKMCILEARGMKSNIADTEHVLLAILREKKNVAASILEANNINYAKVLEQVTLQPDINAGMFTEDDDEDEEMSSPRSSGRGNSEERQQAQTASKKPSNDTPVLDNFGTDMTKAAEEGKLDPVVGREKEIERLAQILSRRKKNNPILIGEPGVGKSAIVEGLALRITQKKVSRILFDKRVVALDMTAVVAGTKYRGQFEERIRSILNELQRNPNVILFVDEIHTIVGAGSAAGSMDAANMLKPALARGEIQCIGATTLDEYRKNIEKDGALERRFQKVIVEPTTAEETLQILHNIKDKYEDHHNVFYTDEALEACVKLTDRYITDRNFPDKAIDALDEAGSRVHLTNINVPKEIEEQEKLIEEAKSKKNEAVKSQNFELAASFRDKEKEFSLRLDEMKKEWEASLKENRQTVDAEEIANVISMMSGIPVQRMAQAEGIKLAGMKEDLQSKVIAQDTAIEKLVKAILRSRVGLKDPNKPIGTFMFLGPTGVGKTHLAKELAKYMFGSADALIRIDMSEYMEKFTVSRLVGAPPGYVGYEEGGQLTEKVRRKPYSIVLLDEIEKAHPDVFNILLQVMDEGRLTDSYGRMVDFKNTVIIMTSNIGTRQLKEFGRGVGFATQSRLDDKEFSRSVIQKALNKSFAPEFINRVDEIITFDQLSLEAITKIIDIELKGLYNRIESIGYKLIIEDKAKEFIATKGYDVQYGARPLKRAIQTYLEDGLSELIISSSLKEKDIIQVSLNGEKGELEMKAITQE, from the coding sequence ATGAATAATCAATTCTCACAAAGAGTTTCCGACATTATCGTCTATAGTAAAGAAGAAGCGAATCGGTTGAGAAGTAGGTACATAGGTCCAGAACACCTGCTTCTAGGTATGCTCCGTGACGGTGAAGGAAAAGCTATCGAGATATTGTCTAAACTCAATCCCAATCTGACTACCATCAAACAGCAGATTGAAGCTCAGCTAAAGGTAGAAGCTGATGATATGTTATTACCTGACGCAGAGGTGTCGTTGTCTAATGACGCGGCAAAAATATTAAAAATGTGTATTTTAGAAGCACGTGGAATGAAAAGTAACATCGCTGACACAGAACATGTTCTGTTGGCAATTTTAAGAGAAAAGAAGAATGTAGCAGCCTCCATACTTGAAGCAAATAACATCAATTATGCAAAAGTATTGGAACAGGTAACATTGCAACCAGACATAAATGCTGGAATGTTTACTGAAGATGACGATGAAGACGAAGAAATGTCTTCCCCCCGCTCAAGCGGAAGAGGCAATTCTGAAGAGCGCCAACAGGCACAAACAGCTTCGAAAAAGCCATCTAATGACACACCTGTACTTGACAATTTCGGTACGGATATGACAAAAGCGGCAGAAGAAGGAAAATTAGATCCAGTAGTCGGCAGAGAAAAAGAAATTGAACGTTTGGCCCAAATCTTAAGCCGCCGTAAAAAAAACAACCCTATTCTAATAGGTGAACCGGGTGTAGGGAAATCAGCTATTGTTGAGGGACTTGCTTTAAGAATTACTCAGAAAAAGGTTTCACGAATTTTGTTTGATAAACGAGTTGTGGCTCTGGATATGACAGCTGTCGTAGCAGGTACCAAATATCGCGGACAATTTGAAGAGCGTATTCGTTCCATTCTAAATGAGTTACAGAGAAATCCCAATGTAATTCTGTTTGTCGATGAGATTCACACAATTGTAGGTGCAGGGTCGGCTGCAGGCTCTATGGACGCTGCAAATATGTTAAAACCGGCATTGGCTAGAGGAGAAATACAATGTATTGGCGCTACCACCCTTGATGAGTATCGTAAAAATATTGAAAAAGACGGTGCTCTTGAACGTCGTTTCCAAAAAGTAATAGTAGAACCAACTACGGCTGAGGAAACTCTTCAAATTTTACATAACATCAAGGACAAGTATGAAGACCATCATAATGTTTTTTATACTGATGAAGCATTGGAAGCATGTGTCAAGCTGACAGACCGCTATATCACAGATCGTAATTTCCCTGATAAGGCTATTGATGCTTTGGATGAAGCCGGTTCACGGGTACATCTTACCAACATTAATGTTCCTAAAGAGATAGAAGAGCAGGAAAAATTGATCGAAGAAGCTAAAAGTAAGAAAAATGAAGCAGTTAAATCTCAGAACTTTGAACTTGCAGCCAGCTTTCGGGATAAAGAAAAAGAATTTTCTCTTCGATTAGACGAGATGAAAAAAGAGTGGGAAGCCAGTCTGAAGGAAAATAGGCAGACCGTTGATGCAGAAGAGATCGCCAACGTTATATCAATGATGTCAGGTATTCCTGTACAACGTATGGCACAAGCCGAAGGTATTAAGCTAGCCGGCATGAAAGAAGATCTGCAATCTAAAGTCATAGCGCAAGATACGGCCATAGAAAAGTTGGTAAAAGCAATATTGCGAAGCCGTGTAGGATTAAAAGATCCCAATAAGCCAATTGGCACATTCATGTTCTTAGGCCCAACGGGGGTTGGTAAAACCCATTTAGCCAAAGAATTAGCCAAATATATGTTTGGTTCAGCCGATGCACTGATTCGTATAGACATGAGTGAGTACATGGAAAAATTTACGGTTTCACGACTGGTCGGAGCACCTCCGGGATACGTAGGATATGAAGAAGGGGGACAATTAACAGAAAAAGTACGCCGCAAACCATATTCTATTGTATTGCTTGATGAAATAGAAAAAGCGCATCCAGATGTATTCAATATCTTGCTTCAAGTGATGGATGAAGGACGTCTGACTGACAGTTATGGCAGGATGGTAGACTTTAAAAACACTGTTATCATCATGACCTCCAATATCGGAACCCGTCAGTTGAAAGAATTTGGACGAGGGGTCGGATTTGCAACACAAAGCCGACTTGATGACAAGGAATTCTCGCGAAGTGTAATCCAAAAAGCTTTAAATAAATCATTCGCTCCTGAATTTATTAATCGAGTAGATGAAATTATCACATTCGACCAACTCTCTCTGGAAGCAATTACAAAGATTATTGATATAGAGCTGAAAGGATTATATAATAGAATTGAATCTATTGGATATAAATTAATTATCGAAGATAAAGCGAAAGAGTTCATAGCAACCAAAGGATACGATGTGCAATATGGTGCCCGTCCTTTAAAACGAGCTATTCAAACCTATTTGGAAGACGGGTTATCAGAACTCATCATTTCTTCGTCTTTAAAAGAAAAAGACATCATTCAAGTCTCTCTTAATGGAGAAAAAGGTGAATTAGAAATGAAAGCTATTACTCAAGAATAA
- the gyrA gene encoding DNA gyrase subunit A, which produces MLEQDRIIKINIEEEMKSSYIDYSMSVIVSRALPDVRDGFKPVHRRILYGMMELGNTSDKPYKKSARIVGEVLGKYHPHGDFSVYLAMVRMAQEWAMRYPLVDGQGNFGSVDGDSPAAMRYTEARLNKLGEAMMDDLYKETVDFEPNFDNTLVEPKVMPTRIPNLLVNGASGIAVGMATNMPPHNLSEVIDACDAYIDNPEITVEELMEFVKAPDFPTGGYIYGVSGVREAYLTGRGRVVMRARAEIESGQAHDKIVITEIPYNVNKAELIKYIADLVNDKKIEGISNANDESDRDGMRIVIDVKRDANASVVLNKLYKMTALQTSFGVNNVALIHGRPKTLNLRDLIKYFIEHRHEVVIRRTQFELRKAKERAHILEGLIIASDNIDEVIRIIRAAKTPNDAIAGLIERFNLTEIQSRAIVEMRLRQLTGLMQDQLHAEYEEIMKQIAYLESILADDEVCRKVMKDELLEVKAKYGDERRSEIVYSSEEFNPEDFYADDQMIITISHMGYIKRTPLTEFRAQNRGGVGSKGTETRDEDFVEHIYPATMHNTMMFFTQKGKCYWLKVYEIPEGTKNSKGRAIQNLLNIDSDDNVTAYLRVKSLEDSEFINSHYVLFCTKKGVIKKTLLEQYSRPRQNGVNAITIREDDSVIEVRMTNGNNEIIIANRNGRAIRFHEAAVRVMGRTATGVRGITLDNDGQDEVVGMICIKDLETESVMVVSEQGYGKRSEIEDYRKTNRGGKGVKTMNITEKTGKLVTIKSVTDENDLMIINKSGITIRLKVEDVRIMGRATQGVRLINLEKRNDQIGSVCKVMTESLEDEIPEEEVEGTIVSDPNTDAPDIDNDDTSDVNENESNNIEE; this is translated from the coding sequence ATGCTTGAACAAGACAGAATTATAAAGATTAACATCGAGGAGGAAATGAAGTCATCGTACATTGACTACTCTATGTCGGTCATCGTTTCGCGTGCCCTTCCGGATGTTAGAGATGGATTTAAGCCCGTTCACCGTAGAATTTTATACGGAATGATGGAATTGGGTAATACTTCAGATAAACCTTATAAGAAATCGGCCAGAATTGTTGGTGAAGTACTTGGTAAGTATCATCCTCATGGAGATTTTTCTGTTTATCTTGCAATGGTTCGTATGGCTCAGGAGTGGGCGATGCGTTATCCTTTGGTAGACGGACAGGGTAACTTTGGTTCGGTAGACGGTGATAGCCCTGCTGCTATGCGTTATACGGAGGCACGTCTTAATAAGTTGGGTGAAGCGATGATGGATGACTTGTATAAGGAAACCGTAGATTTTGAGCCTAACTTTGATAATACTTTGGTTGAACCTAAGGTAATGCCAACTCGAATTCCTAATCTTTTAGTGAATGGTGCATCTGGTATTGCCGTGGGTATGGCTACCAATATGCCTCCACATAATCTTTCTGAAGTTATAGATGCTTGTGATGCATATATTGATAATCCGGAAATTACAGTGGAAGAGTTGATGGAGTTTGTGAAAGCTCCGGACTTTCCTACAGGCGGATATATATATGGTGTAAGTGGTGTGCGTGAGGCTTATCTGACAGGTCGTGGACGTGTGGTTATGCGTGCGAGAGCTGAAATTGAAAGCGGGCAGGCGCATGATAAAATTGTAATCACCGAGATTCCCTATAATGTAAATAAGGCAGAATTGATTAAGTATATCGCTGACCTTGTTAACGATAAGAAAATAGAAGGTATCTCGAATGCTAATGATGAGTCTGACCGTGATGGTATGCGTATCGTTATTGACGTAAAACGTGATGCAAATGCAAGTGTAGTGCTGAATAAACTTTATAAGATGACAGCTTTACAGACATCTTTTGGTGTGAATAATGTTGCTTTGATACACGGACGTCCAAAGACATTAAATCTGAGAGATTTAATAAAATATTTCATAGAACATAGACACGAGGTCGTAATTCGTCGTACCCAGTTCGAACTTCGTAAAGCAAAAGAGCGGGCACATATTCTTGAAGGTTTAATTATTGCTTCGGATAATATTGATGAAGTAATTCGTATTATCCGTGCTGCTAAAACGCCCAATGATGCTATAGCAGGCTTGATAGAACGCTTCAATCTGACAGAAATTCAGTCGCGTGCTATTGTAGAAATGCGTTTGCGCCAGTTGACCGGTTTGATGCAGGATCAGCTTCATGCGGAATACGAGGAAATCATGAAGCAGATTGCTTATTTGGAAAGTATTCTGGCTGATGATGAAGTATGCCGTAAGGTAATGAAAGATGAACTACTGGAAGTGAAAGCAAAATATGGGGATGAACGCCGTTCTGAGATTGTATATTCTTCTGAAGAGTTTAATCCGGAAGATTTCTACGCTGATGACCAGATGATTATCACCATTTCTCATATGGGATATATCAAGCGTACTCCTTTAACAGAATTCCGCGCACAGAATCGTGGTGGGGTAGGTTCTAAGGGAACAGAAACTCGTGATGAAGACTTTGTAGAGCATATTTATCCGGCTACCATGCACAATACCATGATGTTCTTTACACAAAAAGGTAAGTGTTATTGGTTGAAAGTGTATGAGATACCTGAAGGAACGAAGAACTCTAAGGGGCGTGCTATTCAGAATTTGTTGAATATTGATTCAGATGATAATGTAACGGCATATTTGCGTGTGAAGAGTTTAGAGGATTCAGAGTTCATCAATAGCCACTATGTATTATTCTGTACTAAGAAAGGTGTAATAAAGAAAACATTGTTAGAACAATATTCTCGTCCTCGCCAGAATGGTGTAAATGCTATTACGATTCGTGAAGATGACAGTGTTATCGAAGTTCGTATGACGAATGGAAATAATGAAATTATCATAGCCAACCGTAATGGACGTGCAATTCGTTTCCATGAAGCAGCAGTGCGCGTTATGGGACGTACAGCAACGGGTGTGCGTGGTATTACATTAGATAACGATGGCCAGGATGAAGTTGTGGGAATGATTTGCATTAAGGACTTGGAGACAGAATCTGTAATGGTTGTTTCTGAGCAAGGATATGGTAAACGTTCTGAAATTGAAGACTATCGTAAGACCAACCGTGGAGGTAAGGGGGTGAAAACAATGAATATTACTGAAAAAACGGGTAAATTGGTAACGATTAAATCTGTAACAGATGAAAATGATTTGATGATTATCAATAAATCCGGTATCACAATTCGTTTGAAGGTAGAAGATGTTCGTATCATGGGGCGTGCTACCCAAGGTGTCCGTTTGATTAATCTTGAAAAACGCAATGATCAGATTGGTTCAGTATGTAAAGTCATGACTGAAAGTCTTGAGGATGAAATACCGGAAGAAGAAGTAGAGGGTACTATTGTGAGTGATCCTAATACTGATGCTCCTGATATTGACAATGATGATACGTCAGATGTAAATGAGAACGAAAGTAATAACATTGAGGAATAG
- a CDS encoding tetratricopeptide repeat protein translates to MKRVLFSMVLLMAVSFSFAQMKNVKEAKSIANDVKPNFKQAEQLIKEAMKNPETKDLAETWDVAGFIQKRINEEQMKNAFLRKPYDTLKVYNSILKMYEYYTKCDDLAQVPNEKGKIKNKYRKANASSMLAERPNLINGGIQYFNLDKNKEALKFFATYVESASYPMLADKEIAKNDTLLPQIAYYATLAADRVGNKDAIIKYAPMALSDKDGGKFAMQLMADAYKAKGDTVAWIKALEEGILKFPGNDYFFANLVDYYNSSNQASKAMEFADRMLSNDPNNKLYLYVKAYLYHNMKEYDNAIEFYKKAIAADPEYAEAYSNVGLVYLMKAQDYADKATTDINDPKYAEAQAVVKKFYEEAKPFYEKARALKPDQKDLWLQGLYRVYYNLNMGPEFEEIDKMMK, encoded by the coding sequence ATGAAAAGAGTATTATTTTCTATGGTTTTATTGATGGCTGTTAGCTTCTCTTTTGCTCAAATGAAAAATGTAAAAGAAGCGAAGAGCATAGCTAATGACGTAAAACCTAATTTTAAGCAGGCTGAACAGCTTATTAAGGAAGCTATGAAGAATCCTGAAACAAAGGATCTTGCTGAAACATGGGATGTTGCTGGATTTATCCAGAAACGTATCAACGAAGAGCAGATGAAAAATGCTTTTTTGAGAAAACCGTATGATACATTGAAAGTGTATAATAGCATATTGAAGATGTATGAGTATTATACTAAGTGTGACGATTTGGCTCAAGTACCCAATGAAAAGGGCAAAATTAAAAACAAATATCGGAAGGCGAATGCTTCTAGTATGTTGGCCGAACGTCCGAATTTGATCAATGGTGGCATTCAATATTTTAATTTGGATAAGAATAAAGAAGCGTTGAAATTCTTCGCAACATACGTAGAGTCAGCTTCATATCCTATGTTAGCTGATAAAGAGATTGCTAAAAACGATACTCTTCTTCCGCAGATTGCTTATTATGCAACATTGGCAGCTGATAGAGTAGGTAATAAAGATGCGATTATCAAGTATGCTCCGATGGCTTTGTCAGATAAAGATGGTGGCAAGTTTGCAATGCAATTAATGGCTGATGCTTATAAAGCTAAGGGGGACACAGTAGCATGGATCAAAGCTTTGGAAGAAGGTATTCTTAAATTTCCAGGAAATGATTATTTCTTTGCCAATTTGGTTGATTATTATAATAGTTCTAATCAAGCCTCTAAGGCTATGGAGTTTGCTGACAGAATGCTGTCTAATGATCCGAATAATAAGCTGTATTTATATGTAAAGGCATATCTTTATCATAACATGAAAGAATATGATAATGCAATTGAATTCTATAAAAAGGCTATTGCTGCTGATCCGGAATATGCAGAAGCATACTCTAACGTAGGTTTGGTGTATTTGATGAAAGCGCAGGATTATGCTGATAAAGCAACGACGGATATTAATGATCCTAAGTATGCTGAAGCACAGGCTGTAGTAAAGAAGTTCTATGAAGAAGCTAAGCCTTTTTATGAGAAAGCCCGTGCTTTGAAACCAGACCAGAAAGATTTGTGGTTGCAAGGACTTTACCGTGTTTATTATAACTTGAATATGGGACCGGAATTTGAGGAAATTGATAAGATGATGAAGTAA
- the htpG gene encoding molecular chaperone HtpG yields MQKGNIGVTTENIFPIIKKFLYSDHEIFLRELVSNAVDATQKLNTLASIGEFKGELGDLTIHVELGKDTITISDRGIGLTAEEIEKYINQIAFSGANDFLEKYKNDANAIIGHFGLGFYSAFMVAKKVEIITKSYKDGAQAVKWTCDGSPEFTIEEVEKADRGSDIILYIDDDCKEFLEEARISGLLKKYCSFLPVPIAFGKKKEWKDGKQIDTAEDNIINDTTPLWTRKPSELSDEDYKSFYSKLYPMSDEPLFWIHLNVDYPFHLTGILYFPKVKSNIELNKNKIQLYCNQVYVTDSVEGIVPDFLTLLHGVIDSPDIPLNVSRSYLQSDSNVKKISTYITKKVSDRLQSIFKNDRKQFEEKWNDLKIFINYGMLTQEDFYDKAQKFALFTDTNDKHYTFEEYQTLIKDNQTDKDGNLIYLYANNKDEQYSYIEAATNKGYNVLLMDGQLDVAMISMLEQKLEKSRFTRVDSDVIDNLIVKEDKKGEILEADKQDAITTAFKSQLPKMDKVEFNVMTQALGENSAPVMITQSEYMRRMKEMANIQAGMSFYGEMPDMFNLILNSDHKLIKQVLNEEEGACHAEVTPIQSEMDSINKKRNELKDKQKGKKDEDIPTAEKDELNDLDKKWDDLKSKKEAIFAGYASNNKVIRQLIDLALLQNNMLRGEALNNFVKRSIELI; encoded by the coding sequence ATGCAGAAAGGTAATATTGGAGTTACAACAGAGAACATTTTTCCTATTATCAAAAAGTTCTTGTACAGTGACCATGAGATTTTTCTTCGTGAGTTAGTATCCAATGCAGTAGACGCTACTCAGAAGCTGAATACACTAGCTTCTATCGGAGAGTTTAAAGGTGAGTTAGGTGATTTAACCATTCATGTTGAATTAGGCAAAGATACTATTACCATTTCCGATCGCGGTATTGGTCTGACTGCAGAAGAAATCGAAAAGTATATCAATCAGATTGCATTCTCTGGAGCAAATGATTTCCTCGAGAAATACAAAAATGACGCAAATGCCATCATTGGTCATTTCGGATTAGGTTTCTATTCTGCTTTTATGGTTGCAAAGAAAGTAGAAATAATCACTAAGTCATATAAAGACGGTGCACAAGCTGTAAAATGGACTTGTGACGGTAGTCCTGAATTTACAATTGAAGAAGTGGAAAAAGCAGATCGAGGCTCGGATATCATCTTGTACATTGATGATGACTGCAAGGAATTTCTTGAAGAAGCCCGTATTTCCGGACTTTTGAAGAAATATTGCAGTTTCCTTCCTGTTCCTATTGCATTTGGGAAGAAAAAAGAATGGAAAGATGGCAAACAGATAGATACAGCCGAAGATAATATCATCAATGATACAACTCCCCTATGGACTCGCAAACCTAGCGAACTATCGGATGAAGATTACAAATCATTCTATAGTAAGTTGTATCCGATGTCTGACGAACCACTTTTCTGGATTCATCTGAATGTCGACTACCCATTCCATTTGACTGGAATTCTTTATTTCCCGAAAGTAAAAAGCAATATTGAACTAAATAAAAACAAGATTCAATTATATTGCAATCAGGTATATGTTACAGATTCTGTTGAAGGTATTGTGCCGGACTTCTTGACACTGTTGCATGGAGTGATAGATTCTCCAGATATTCCGTTGAATGTTTCCCGGTCATATTTGCAGAGTGATTCAAACGTGAAGAAAATTTCAACCTATATCACAAAGAAAGTTTCCGACCGTCTGCAATCCATCTTCAAGAATGATCGCAAACAATTTGAAGAAAAGTGGAATGATTTAAAAATATTTATCAATTATGGAATGCTCACACAAGAGGATTTCTATGATAAAGCGCAAAAATTTGCCCTTTTCACCGATACAAATGACAAGCATTACACATTTGAAGAATACCAGACTCTTATTAAAGATAATCAAACAGATAAAGATGGAAATCTGATCTATCTGTATGCTAACAACAAAGATGAACAATATAGTTACATTGAAGCTGCCACCAATAAAGGATACAATGTTTTGCTTATGGATGGCCAGTTAGACGTAGCTATGATAAGCATGTTGGAACAAAAGCTGGAGAAGTCCCGCTTCACCCGTGTTGATAGTGATGTTATCGACAATCTTATCGTTAAAGAAGATAAGAAAGGCGAAATATTGGAAGCAGACAAGCAAGATGCTATCACAACAGCCTTCAAAAGTCAACTTCCTAAAATGGACAAAGTCGAGTTCAATGTCATGACACAAGCATTGGGAGAAAATTCTGCTCCAGTAATGATTACTCAAAGCGAATATATGCGTCGTATGAAAGAAATGGCGAACATACAAGCCGGAATGAGTTTCTATGGCGAAATGCCTGATATGTTCAATTTAATACTGAATTCCGATCACAAACTGATAAAGCAGGTATTAAATGAAGAAGAAGGAGCTTGCCATGCAGAAGTAACCCCGATACAATCTGAAATGGATAGCATCAACAAAAAACGCAATGAGCTGAAAGATAAGCAGAAAGGTAAGAAAGATGAAGATATCCCAACAGCTGAAAAAGATGAACTAAATGATTTAGATAAGAAATGGGATGATCTGAAGAGTAAGAAAGAAGCTATCTTCGCAGGTTATGCCAGCAATAATAAAGTTATCCGTCAACTGATTGACTTAGCTTTATTGCAAAATAATATGTTAAGAGGTGAAGCATTGAACAACTTCGTAAAACGTAGCATTGAGCTGATTTAA